aattcatcaaaatattCATCATCAGGCATCCTAATGCTTTCCAATTTTGAGGTCAATTGctgtaatttattgattttgacggcctttgtgccttcatgcacaatctggaggatattccaagtagtatgagcaacctcaacattagatattctcttaaatttctccatagaaacagcgttaaaaatagcattcatagccttgctattgaatgcaactgcttctttttgagaagtttcctactcactaacaggagtagtgggcttctcctatccgtattcaacggagttccagactctctcatcaatcgATTTTAgaaatgctttcatccttactttccaataagcataattattcccatcaaagtgcaGAGGAATAACTAGGGAGTGTCTGTGTTctatgacaacaggggtcaaggatcagcttagtgatcaaaagatcaacaacaagagagcaaccctaccacttgttagtttttagaccccttaaaatacaattgaattaacctaggtaattagctaaGTTGTTACCTAgttcaatttaacaaatctaggttatcacaatcataaagatcatatcatgtaaagcaacgaaaagataaataatacaaagatatgatcacccaagaaaccaaatcggtaaaaactttgggaggatttgacctagctatccttaaggtaaacttgaatccactatcttgaaagaatcaaagttcatacaataagacttacaagccaccatgctcgacttcttattgctacccaccaatagaacttactgacacgaccatgtgcaagctccgaatccatgacctctttctttcttagattcaacaccagatacaagcacactcgtttgtgttttctttaagtttcaatggcagcaaccgagttgatcatcaaggtgtagataaaatctcctccttgaaaactctaagtttgtgtaaagaaaagctcctctagatctcacaagagatttacataaacagcaatatgagtaacactaaaacgtggttaggattttccttttatacttaggacaaattagaaaaccctaaacgttttaaacaactagggctgagttggaaatctgcagaaaaacgcatTCTGCTCGAGATTCGATCAATCAAGCCTaaacttcgatcgatcgagccaggccaaaATGCACAGTTAACTTTtacattagctcgattccaactttacataaaatatacaactttgagcaagactaaacacttctaaacacattgttttgatcatgatttgacaataatacacattagagttctaaatacataaaaacctaaatctttagaacttaacaaagaggtttggtgaagatgTTAGCATTTTGACGTTCAGTATGTATATACTCAAGTGccacaatctttctttcaataGGATCCCTAATAAAGTGATATCCAATCTCTATGTATTTAGTCTTAGAATGTTGAATAGGGTTCTTAGAGATATCAATAGCACTAGaattatcacaataaacaattatgGTGTCTTGTGTTATTCCATAATCACTTAAaagctttttcatccaaagaagttaGGAACAACAACTTCCAGCAACAATAAATTCTGCTTCTGCAGTAGACAGAGAGAtagaattttgctttttactcatccaagcaaCAAGATTGGCTCCTACATAAAAACATCCAccagtggtgctttttctatcatcgACATCACTGGCCCAATCTGAATCAGAAAAACCAGCAAGAGATAAATTTGACTCTTTGTTATAGAACaatccataatcacaagttccacTAACATGTTTTATGATTCTTTTACCAGTATTCAAATGTGAAATcttaggattagattgaaatctagaGCATACACCAACACTAAAAGTAATATCAGGACGACTTACAATTAAATACAACAGACAACCAATCATACTTCTATATAATGTAACCTCAACAGACTCACCTGATGGATCATTGATTAACTTTGCATTAGCAgccattggtgttctagcatATGTAGCCTTGTCAAGTCCAAATCTCTTAACTAGATTTCTAGCATACTTAGCTTAGTTGATGTAGATTCCAGAATCCGTTTGCTTCACCTGTAATCTCAAGAAATAAGTCagttcaccaaccatactcatttcaaTATCGCTTTTATTTCATTTGCAAAAGATTGAGCAAGAGAATCATTAATAGcaccaaaaataatatcatcaacataaatttgagctactAGAAAGTAATCCTTATCCTTTCGTATGAAAAGAGTAGTATCTGCAACCCCTCTTTTGAATCCATGCTCAGTGAGATAAGCAATTAACCTATCAtcataccaaacatcttcaaaaACTGGTAGCCTTCGAATGTCCACAGTTCTAATGCCTTTGATCAtagatttgcttccatctccaaacatgactgtcccaatctttccttcaaagagtGTCTTGaacaaaactttatttcttgtcACATGCCTGGAACAATCACTATCCAAATATCAATGACAAGAATCATGTGTCTTTAAGGCGGTTAAAGCAGTATAACACACATTATTATCATCACATTTAATTATACTAATATGCTCAAGGAAAGACttaacaaaagcaacaaaagacacaaaccaaaaGTAGACAAGATGGAACCTTAGCAATAAGAACTTCCAAGAATCCATGAAtatttaggtttattattcagatctaggttaaaacaatgacaatcatatcatgtaaagcagcggaaaataaataatacaaagatatgatgacccaggaaaaccaaaccaataaaaaacctggagaggatttaacctagctatcctcaaggtaaaacagatccattatgaaagaatttgaaatttacacaataacgacttagaccactaatatcctattgctATCTCGAGTaagaaacttactaccacgaccacgtgacagctccgagtccacggactacttctttcttggattcacagcaaccacaagtactcccactcgtgttttctttaagctctttatgcagcaactgaaatgatcaccaagctcttgacattaatcttgatcttgataaccctaagtatgtatgaagacAAATACCTCTAGCTCTCATAAGAGATTCGTACACATAGCATGTCAATAAAGACCTTAaagagcttttgggtacaaaaccctagatctacaaaaaaaggcacacttttctctctctaaaagccATTTAAAAATGTGCTTAGGGTTTCTTTTATATACTAGAAGAAGTAAACCTGAAACTCTAATCCTTAATgagcttgaactgctgtttaggccttaattaaaattctgcagatacgactctCGATTGGTTGAGCCTGTTCTTGGATCAATCGAGCAAggcagattatgaaatctttttCCTGTAGCTTGtatattcttgaatcttgactcgaatcaccttgagcattgtctaataatacttatagactctaagatctatatttagacaaatttgtgttcacgatttgccaattgttctaaatatttagaacctaacaacctTAATAATCTctttaagagaatgagaattttaaatgattaatttaaaatttaaaaatgtttagttgtaggagaaaaaaaagtaaaacataacATGCtataaaaaaagtttgaagaatATAGACtacttgaaaaaataataatatcaatcaaacaaacacacccaagtttttaaaaaaaaaaacatatataatataatgatatatttgtaaagaTAGAGAGGTGGAAAACACTCTTagaaataattcaatttttaagtagagcaaattatttttagtaaattttaaagaataaatcataaattatatcacattacaaaataattatatattctcacCCATTGCGCGGGACTGCGACtagtaatatataaaagttaaagCGTAGCATTTAACGTTGTTATGTTCTTGTTGAGCCAcatcactgttttttttttttttttttcaatcttttttttttttttacaatattaatatattcaataGTGCACCATGACTTTACATGtttttctactttctttcttttttgggtagatGACATTCTCTATAGCCTAATTGTAATTTATAAATCCTAGTAACATAATCACTTTTCACATTTTCTAGCATTTGTTTTTAGAAAGAACATTCTCTAACATGATTGTAACTTCTCAATCATAATAATTGCTATTATAACTATTATTGAAAGAACACTCATGAAGAAATACTAGAAAATACATACATCAAGGAACTatggaaaaagataaaaaggattaaaacaacctttttttttaacaatattaaaatattaaatagttCAACATTACTTCACACATTCTCTAAGCCGGTTGTAATTTATCGATCATAATAATTGTTACTATTTACTATTTGGTTATAACTATTATTGAAAACATgaactcataatttttttttttttttaacaataataaatacacTGAGATGCAGTCCAGCTACCATACATTTCAGTGGATGGGTGTTAGAAGCACTTTTTTGGACCGCAAACCAGCAAAGCCATTACCCACAACCCATGTAAAGAAGGACCTGGAGTTAGGTTAAATTGGGCTCACGAAATCAGCATCAAGGCCCACTGAATCTTTCATTAAAATGATTCAATCTCCAACTAATAGCTAATTGAAATTGaagctgaaagttcaaatatgtgtataaacacccttgaacgtttagacccccaaatacaaaataaccaattcaagctttatgacaaacaactagtgtgcggaaaatgaacataagctataaacagaattagAAATCAATcgaagccaattataaatcacatccaccgcagaaaataaaaggcaaagataaagggaagagagatgcaaacacaaggacaacacacgatgtgttatcgaagaggaaaccgaagccctcggcgtaaaacctctccgccgccctccaagcggtcaataatccactagaaaatgtagttgggatacatgaacagcaaaagaccctccaagcctaatctacccgatgtacctaagcgctccaagcttcttgctccaatgaggttgcgccgaacctttttcttttctagcttaccggattccgctactagaccgtagcattcgtcatccttggcatcttccaatgcttcccaaagctccaaaaacactcaacactctaaattggtgtgggtagtgtttggatagaaatctcctctcaataggtatgacaatgagagagggaatgagaagagactacaaaggtttctctctaagaatgagtagctctctctaattgggtgggtgttttgaggaaacctctcttagggtttttctttctgaatagccacacatattttgtgggaatgaggggtatttatattggtgtgagaatagaatgcgaagagtcaatttttttccaaaaacagggctggctggcgacttgacctcgcgacttgactgagtcgcgagttcaagccgcgagctaacttaatggccagtctagatttttgtcctgtagtgctccaggtggcatgactgttcagctcccctacatgctctgcacgtgtgcaacttttggcggcttgcaagccgcgagcctcccgcgagatcaagccgcgagtccctacttcactgcacagtcttaagcatttcttcacactctctcacacactacccttacatgattcccacctaaatacagggtttctaagtgctgtattacaagcaaatttgtcatggaataaagccaacacatggttgattaaattcaaccttacagaagCCTTAAGGGTGGTCCAAGGTGGTCTTCAAAACAACACATGAAACCCACAATCCGTGGGACCATCTCATCTCATGTGGTTGGAGAGGTGAGTAGTAGACATGCTCTCAACTAAGCCCAAAAGGTCAAGCTATTACCAATACGAAAGAAACATAGACATGGCTCTTAGAACCAATAAATATATCACAGTCGTTAGTCCAAGCATTTAGAACCACCAATATTTCAAAATACTTGTACCAGGAACCAGACCAGCCTCTGTTTTACAACTCTCACTGTccttttaaaagaaatattactaAATAAATAGAATTCAATTTCCACAATGAttatttctcccaaaaaaaaaaaatatccacaaTGATTGCAAATccttctaataaaattttagaatgcAAATTCTTGTTGTACCcaaaaaaatggattttgttTAGAATCATTAGCagaaattatcaaataattCTATTGATACATTCTACTATTCTAGTAATTAAACGTTTTACAATTAGTAAACTATATTTATTACCATAACCAATATTTTCCAATAACATGTATCTATTTAAACCATAATCATAAGCAAGTGCATAACtatattcccaaaaaataaGTGGGTATATAGGAAGTCGTGCTGCGGAAATCTATCAAGTTCCAAATATCCTTGAAATTccttaatttaaaattagatgggaataaaggattttttttgggttactaAATGACACATAGTACGATACAGTCAAAACATGATATTATTGTAAGAAATGAATAGATATATACCCCGAAACTAAATAAGACTAATCGACTGACTCTTTAGTCTCTCTTTTTCCATCTAATTTAATTGGTTtacactaattaaaaaaatgtttaatatttACGACACATTAGACTAGATGTTTTGTGTGATATTACTTAAACTAAACTCTAAATATATGCTtcccaaaagaaaatttcatctttaaccaaaaaaaaaaaaaaaacgcagaggcataacaaaaagaaatgttCAAAACCTAAACGGCTAAACTCATTTCAGAAGCAATTCTGGTCCTACCTGCCACCCAGCTGCATAATTCTTCTCCACAAACCAGTATTTGAATGAAACATAACTCGGAGTCTAGGACACCTATGCCTGTTAATTTGGCACTGTGGTGGACTGTTATTTAGGTTCAAAAGTGTGCCCCCAACTTGATGAGTGTGCAACattctttttaaaagaaaataaagggtACGTAGACGTAAATGGTGTGCATGCATATCATTTTGGGGCTTGAAGCCTCTCTTGGGTTAAAGGAGACCTTAGCCATGTGGCCCATAATCCATTAATCTTGCTATGTGCGGTTGTGACGTCAATGGTATGCCTAATATGTGGGATGCTTGAAGGAAAGATTTTGCGTCTGTTTCTACGGTTTAATAAGGCGAAAATATCAAAGCTTTcgtttatttaataataaaaaaagttatgcATGGGCGTTGGCAAAGAAACTGGGGTAAGGTCAAAATGGAATAAGATGAAAAGAACTATAACCTAAGAACATACCCTAATGAAAGTGATGGTGActatttcataataaaatgGAGACGCAGagagtcagaaagagagagagaaagagagaaacaaagagtAAATGCTTTTGCCGTCTCTTTGTTTCCCATTTTGATGGGGGTTGGTTTGATCAGCAGTGGTGGCGGTGGTAGCAGTGGTGAAGGGATTGCAAGAGTTTTGGCTGATATTGCTCACACAACTCAAACAAGACTAGTGGCaggggtgtgcaaaaaaccgATGAACGGAAAAAACCGCTTCAAACCGACTGAACCGATGCAAAAATTTCGGTTCGGTTTCAGATTAgttcagtttcagttttatcatatataaaaaaccaaaaatttcggTTTGGTTTTCGGTGGCAATTTCTAATAGACCGAACGGAACcgaaatatattaaataataatttgtataaaatattttaacaaagtACTTGATATCCTAGCGGCAAGGACACTCGCTTGTCTCCAATCAGCCCAGGTTCGACCCTTAGtaatgcctttttatttttcctctccttattaccaaaactacgtcgttttggggtttgctttatttttagcatttGTCTCTCACGTTTgggttttgttctctctcaCTTCTGTTGGCAACATCAAGAGAAAATATCAAGaagcaagaaatgaaaaacccaTAGCAAGAACAAGATTCAGAGAGAATCAAGAACAAGAATCAAGAAACCCACCCAAAGATCCAAagagaaaacatcaacaaaccctttatttttcctctccttattaccaaaactacgtcgttttggggtttgctttatttttagcatttGTCTCTCACGTTTgggttttgttctctctcaCTTCCGTTGGCAACATCAAGAGAGAACATCAAGaagcaagaaatgaaaaacccaCAGCAAGAACAAGATTCAGAGAGAATCAAGAACAAGAATCAAGAAACCCACCCAAAGATCCAAagagaaaacatcaacaaaccCCGTTGTTGCCGCTGCTTGGAGTCTTCGCCACCTAGGTTCAATCGCTGTCGCCTCCTTCACTGTCGCCGCCTCTTTGGTTTGACTTTTCTGTCTttgtggtttgggttttgttctttGTGGGTTTCTATTTGGGTTTCAAGGTTTCTGGGTTCgtggtttggattttgttcttCGTGTATGGGTTTCGCGGTTTCTGggtgtttgggttttgttcttcgtggtttgggttttgttcttcatGATTTCTGGGTTTCAAGGTAGAAGGTTATGAGTTTGGCTTCGCCGATACGCTTCTTCTCcgttctctctattttttttggttttgtgtttgctACTTTGCTTGGTGCTTGGTGTTTGTTGGTGTTTGGGTGATGAGAAAACGTGGGAAAGCAAAgggattttctgggtttgtttttttttttttttgggtttgttaatattttctaggtttgttaatattttttctttgtttactttcttagaaaataaatgataaggAAACCGAAAAACCGACCGAAACCAACCGAAACCGATGGATTTCCAATTATTTCGGTCAATTTCGGTTGAGAATTTCACAAACCGAAAATTTCGGTTTCAGTTGGCCAACACTTAGAAAACCAACCGAAACCGAACCGACCTACCCCTAAGTGGTGCCTTTGCACAGCTACTACCCCTTCTTAGTACTCCACGTATTGGTCTTATTCCCAGTTCATGAATGCACAGATCTTCTACCTTCACTCTCTCCACTGTATGCCTCACTCTCTTTAACACCTTAAAGGCTATAATAACCCCCCGTCAcccaacaataaatgctacagGGAAATAATGACCCAAACCGATGGCCTGAACTTTGACagaattttaaatgaaaacttATATACGAAAGTTAAATATGTAAACTTAAAATGTAAACTGAAAGTAAAAGGAATGAACTGAAAGCttttattgaagaaattacTGACTGAAATTACTTATAAATGTAGTTGGTTGGTTTAACTTGAAATACTTGTATTGAAAGTTTATAACTAAAATACATATTCTAGAATGAGACAAGTTTCAGAAATATAAATTGGAAGTGATAtaagagtgcgtttgggaagcgcgttttgcgcttcccaaacgcacgtttgcgtttaagagtttttttttttttttttttttttcagcgaatgaacagtaaaagtactgttcatacactgtgcggaagacaaattttactgtgtagagacaaattttactgttcatacactgtttgtacactgttcatggactgttcatgggacccacaatcactttattcataaaaaaatattaaaaatggatcccacggtactatttacacatttaaaaattattttgctacagtgtttttcagttttcagtttcagttttcagttttcaaaaaagCTATGGGATTTTTCTTGTCTAAAATTTGCTCTGCAGTTGGCTCTGCTAGACTTCAAGGCATAACTTggtatatataattaataatagttATAATAGCAACAAGGCTCTGAATTGCATACTGAAACACACTGAATTGTAGGGATAAGAAACAATTATGCTCCATAAAGATACGGATCACTGACAGTAGGACCTTATAACGCActgtaaattacaaattaaaccaAAGAAGCcataaataacaatataaacttGATGCATGCTATATAAATCCTAGCTTAAAGGAAACAGTAATAATTAAATTccacaataaagaaaaattacaaagagtCCATAGtttagaactaaaaaaaatatgtaccTGGATCATTTCTAGCTTATACTAGTAAATATACACAAAGTAATAGTGAAAGTCCATATATTACAAGCTGTATACATAATTACACTAGTCTAGGAATAGCCAGACCTGACTTTCCGTAAATACACAAACCACTTGGATGAAGGGCAAGTCCAAATTACACATAAACCATCAACACATTTATCAGCTGTATATTATATGTGTTGGATTGAGGTCTGCAAAGCTCTACACAAAATACATAGATGAAAGGCAGGTTCAAAACAcacataattaaattattagcACATTTATTTGCTTTACATCATACATGCTGGATCAAAGCTTGCAAATTAAGCTCTAGCGATCTGCTCctgcagtaaaaaaaaaaaataataatgcatTAATATCTCAACTTGTTTTTCTAGtcatttctttaatattttaatctttataatttaaacaaaattaattaaaaataaaaaataaaaatcagtgtTTTTCATTGGCCATCCAATTATTTAAGTAACCTTGAAAAGGTCATCAAAACTCAAATTATATGGTATAATAAGTATCTTCCAGACGTAAAATAACTCCATAACTATTTTTCCTATTAATAGCAAAATACATATGGTAAATAAGAtatgttttaagtttaaaatgaaCATTTATAAAAACGTTATGAAAAGTACTGTTATGAAATGgcgtttttgggttttgaaaacTCCTTTTTAAGCTTCCAAAATGCCTAACGAAACGAACCCATAATCAACTTGATGTCTTGCCCACCAAGGTCTGTAAGGACTAGTTAGCAACTGTCCAGATCAGATGATTCTCGAAAACCCAGTGGCAAGCCCTGATCTGACCGGGACCTGATGCTATAGTCAATTCAGCATGATTCGGGTTTGAATTCGACGTGTGCATGTGACAGCTGGCAACACCATGATTGATCTT
This genomic stretch from Quercus lobata isolate SW786 chromosome 3, ValleyOak3.0 Primary Assembly, whole genome shotgun sequence harbors:
- the LOC115981199 gene encoding secreted RxLR effector protein 161-like, producing MAANAKLINDPSGESVEVTLYRSMIGCLLYLIVSRPDITFSVGVCSRFQSNPKISHLNTGKRIIKHVSGTCDYGLFYNKESNLSLAGFSDSDWASDVDDRKSTTGGCFYVGANLVAWMSKKQNSISLSTAEAEFIVAGSCCS